A genomic window from Elusimicrobiota bacterium includes:
- a CDS encoding glycogen/starch/alpha-glucan phosphorylase: MEEQKTNGTGSKEELYRDYRKRMDVDAIRLSFINHLHYTRAKDEYSATDFDDYLSLAYTIRDRIVEKWSNTQQKYYNINAKRVYYLSLEFLLGRLILNNIINLKMLDQTKYVMKQLGHDFDKLLAMEPDAGLGNGGLGRLAACFLDSMATIGIPGYGYGLRYEFGIFNQKIVNGFQIEEPEEWLKYVYPWEIARPEFSKVVKFYGEVVQKKDEFGKTKYIWQNTRNVLALPHDIPVVGYGNGIVNTLRLWAARASNEFDLEIFNHGDYIKAIEDKNYSENISRVLYPNDNILEGKELRLKQEYFFVSATLQDILRRYQKTFEYFDNLSDQIAVQLNDTHPALGILELMRLLVDEYNLEWGKAWGITTKVFAFTNHTVLSEAMEKWPVSLLEKLIPRHLQILYKINENFLEKIQLEYPNDPEKVKRMSLVEEGYEKQARMANLAIVGSHSVNGVAKLHTDILINSVFKDFYELSPEKFNNKTNGITFRRWLLASNPELSRLICGKIGDTWITESMELKKLENSIDDEEFLIKLYETKKLNKIKLAQYVKETMGIELAVNSIFDVQTKRIHEYKRQFLSILHVLIMYNRLKKNPDLDLVPVTFILGGKSAPGYYRAKLIIKLINCVADLVNNDKTIKNKIKVVFIPNYGVSVAEKIIPAADVSKHISTAGKEASGTSNMKFSLNGAVAVATLDGSNIEIMNEVGEENIYIFGLKAAEIEKMVASGKYNPKDIYNKNPEIKQVVDMLKNGDLACGDQGLFKPLYDSLINGVDGNMADQYFVLADLMSYTETNLKLNSDYKNKIGWQKKSLKNIANMGYFSSDRTIRAYMEEIWNIKPVEMNKTAKEKP; the protein is encoded by the coding sequence ATGGAAGAACAAAAAACTAACGGAACCGGTTCAAAAGAAGAACTTTACCGGGACTACAGAAAAAGGATGGATGTCGACGCCATCCGCCTTTCCTTTATTAACCACCTACATTACACCCGCGCAAAAGATGAATACTCCGCCACGGATTTTGACGATTATTTAAGCCTCGCCTACACAATCCGCGACAGGATTGTTGAAAAGTGGAGCAACACCCAGCAGAAATATTATAATATCAACGCAAAAAGAGTTTATTATCTTTCGCTTGAATTTCTCCTCGGCAGGCTAATCCTTAATAATATCATAAACCTCAAAATGCTGGACCAGACAAAGTATGTTATGAAACAATTGGGCCACGATTTTGATAAACTTCTGGCTATGGAGCCGGATGCTGGCCTGGGTAACGGCGGTTTAGGTAGGCTGGCCGCGTGTTTTCTTGATTCTATGGCAACAATAGGCATTCCCGGGTACGGTTACGGACTTAGATACGAGTTTGGTATTTTCAATCAAAAGATTGTCAACGGATTCCAGATAGAAGAACCGGAAGAGTGGCTTAAATATGTTTACCCGTGGGAAATTGCCAGGCCGGAATTTTCGAAAGTTGTTAAATTTTACGGCGAAGTTGTACAAAAAAAAGATGAATTCGGTAAAACGAAGTATATCTGGCAGAACACAAGAAATGTTCTGGCACTGCCTCATGATATTCCGGTAGTCGGGTACGGAAACGGTATTGTTAACACACTCAGGTTGTGGGCGGCGCGCGCTTCAAATGAGTTTGACCTGGAAATTTTTAACCATGGCGATTACATAAAAGCTATTGAGGACAAAAATTATTCCGAAAATATTTCCCGCGTGCTGTATCCGAACGATAATATCCTGGAAGGCAAAGAATTAAGATTGAAACAGGAATACTTTTTTGTATCGGCTACCTTGCAGGACATTTTAAGAAGGTACCAGAAAACTTTTGAGTATTTTGACAATCTTTCCGATCAGATTGCTGTACAATTGAACGATACTCATCCTGCTCTTGGAATATTGGAGCTTATGCGCCTCCTTGTTGACGAGTACAACCTAGAATGGGGCAAAGCCTGGGGAATAACTACAAAAGTATTTGCATTTACCAACCACACTGTATTGTCTGAAGCCATGGAAAAATGGCCCGTGAGCCTTCTTGAAAAATTGATTCCGCGCCATTTGCAGATACTTTATAAAATTAACGAGAACTTCCTGGAAAAAATCCAATTGGAATATCCCAATGACCCGGAAAAAGTAAAACGCATGTCGCTTGTAGAAGAAGGTTATGAAAAACAGGCCCGGATGGCTAACCTGGCCATTGTCGGCTCGCATTCTGTTAACGGAGTAGCAAAACTTCATACGGATATTTTGATTAACAGTGTTTTCAAGGATTTTTATGAGTTGTCGCCGGAAAAGTTTAATAATAAAACCAATGGTATTACTTTCCGCAGGTGGCTTTTGGCTTCAAATCCCGAATTATCGCGCCTGATTTGCGGTAAAATCGGTGATACGTGGATTACCGAATCCATGGAACTGAAAAAACTCGAGAATTCTATTGATGATGAAGAATTTCTGATAAAATTATATGAAACAAAGAAGTTAAACAAAATCAAACTTGCGCAATATGTAAAAGAAACCATGGGAATTGAGCTTGCTGTTAACTCTATATTTGATGTCCAGACAAAAAGAATTCACGAATATAAAAGGCAATTTTTAAGTATTCTGCATGTCCTGATAATGTATAACCGGCTGAAAAAAAATCCTGATTTAGATCTTGTGCCCGTTACCTTTATTTTGGGCGGAAAATCCGCGCCGGGCTATTATAGGGCGAAGCTCATCATCAAGCTTATCAATTGCGTCGCAGATTTAGTAAACAACGACAAAACAATTAAAAATAAAATCAAAGTTGTATTCATACCCAACTACGGCGTTTCTGTCGCTGAGAAAATTATTCCCGCAGCGGATGTAAGCAAGCACATTTCAACTGCGGGCAAGGAAGCTTCCGGCACCAGTAATATGAAGTTTTCGCTTAACGGCGCTGTTGCCGTCGCCACCCTTGACGGCTCGAATATAGAAATTATGAACGAAGTGGGGGAAGAAAATATTTATATTTTCGGTTTGAAAGCCGCGGAAATTGAAAAAATGGTTGCTTCGGGAAAATATAACCCGAAAGACATTTATAATAAAAATCCTGAAATTAAACAGGTTGTTGATATGCTGAAAAACGGCGATCTCGCCTGCGGAGACCAGGGCCTTTTCAAGCCTCTTTATGATTCGCTTATAAACGGTGTTGACGGTAATATGGCAGACCAGTATTTTGTGCTGGCAGACCTTATGAGTTATACGGAAACCAACCTGAAATTAAACAGTGATTACAAAAATAAGATCGGATGGCAGAAAAAATCGCTGAAAAATATCGCAAATATGGGTTATTTTTCAAGCGACCGTACAATAAGGGCCTACATGGAAGAAATCTGGAATATAAAACCTGTAGAAATGAATAAAACAGC
- a CDS encoding FAD-binding oxidoreductase produces the protein MYKKIETEIIEKLKNIVGTGNIILEKEKMEDYSHDEYAVPEIKKYPEVVVKPKTTEEVSAVLKLANENNFPVTARGGATGLCGACVPFYGGVVLSLENMNKVVEVDTNNLMVVVEAGTTLKDMYKEINKANLFFPPHPGDESATIGGVIATNAGGSRAIKYGVTRNFVRGLEVVFADGSIAKLGGKLMKNSTGYSLQNLLIGSEGTLGVVTKATINLLPLPKYLLTLIIPYEDLHSAIQTVPLLFQNKIMPLAIEFIEKDIIPISENYLDKKWPVSQGKADLMIIIESTSDTELMKIAEQISEVCLANSAIDVFIAESAEKQETILAIRGIFYEALKSHTIEMLDITVPISEIANFVDEVNKISKKYNMWFPIYGHAGDGNVHIHIMNANLKGVDTWEPLDAEYFKKNFNAVKEEIYSAGHKLAGIVSGEHGIGLVKKDLLYKYSNPKEIELMKSIKKAFDPNSILNPGKIF, from the coding sequence ATGTACAAAAAAATTGAAACAGAAATAATTGAAAAGTTAAAAAACATTGTCGGCACAGGCAACATAATACTAGAAAAAGAAAAAATGGAAGATTATTCCCATGACGAATACGCCGTGCCTGAAATAAAAAAATACCCGGAAGTTGTCGTAAAACCTAAAACCACGGAAGAAGTATCTGCGGTTTTGAAACTGGCAAATGAGAACAATTTTCCCGTTACTGCAAGAGGCGGAGCCACTGGTTTGTGCGGAGCCTGCGTGCCCTTCTATGGCGGCGTGGTCTTATCGCTTGAAAATATGAATAAGGTAGTAGAAGTTGACACAAATAATCTTATGGTTGTTGTTGAGGCAGGCACAACTCTGAAAGACATGTACAAGGAAATCAATAAGGCTAATCTGTTCTTCCCCCCTCATCCGGGAGATGAATCAGCGACTATCGGAGGAGTTATAGCCACAAACGCCGGTGGTTCAAGGGCCATAAAATACGGAGTAACCAGAAATTTCGTCAGAGGGCTTGAAGTTGTGTTCGCTGACGGCTCTATAGCAAAACTTGGCGGTAAATTGATGAAAAATTCAACCGGGTACAGCCTGCAGAACCTGCTGATAGGTTCCGAAGGAACTCTTGGTGTAGTCACTAAAGCCACAATAAACCTGCTGCCCTTGCCCAAGTATCTTCTTACGCTTATTATTCCTTACGAGGATTTACACAGCGCAATTCAAACCGTCCCGCTGTTGTTCCAGAATAAAATAATGCCGCTTGCGATAGAATTCATTGAAAAAGACATTATTCCTATTTCCGAAAACTACCTTGATAAAAAATGGCCTGTTTCCCAGGGAAAAGCCGACTTGATGATCATAATCGAAAGCACTAGCGATACTGAATTGATGAAAATTGCCGAACAAATATCCGAAGTATGCCTGGCAAACAGCGCTATTGACGTATTCATAGCGGAATCAGCCGAAAAACAGGAAACAATTTTGGCGATAAGAGGCATTTTTTACGAAGCGTTAAAATCACATACAATAGAAATGCTGGATATCACGGTTCCTATTTCAGAAATAGCTAACTTTGTGGATGAAGTGAATAAAATATCAAAGAAATACAATATGTGGTTTCCCATCTATGGCCATGCCGGCGACGGAAATGTCCATATCCATATAATGAACGCCAATCTTAAAGGAGTTGACACCTGGGAACCGCTGGATGCTGAATATTTTAAAAAGAATTTCAACGCGGTGAAAGAAGAAATTTATTCAGCAGGACATAAACTGGCTGGCATAGTTTCGGGTGAACACGGCATAGGGCTTGTAAAAAAAGACCTGCTTTATAAATATTCAAACCCAAAAGAAATCGAACTGATGAAATCAATAAAAAAAGCCTTCGACCCTAATAGTATCCTGAATCCGGGAAAGATATTTTAA
- a CDS encoding alpha-glucosidase/alpha-galactosidase, which translates to MEHAKVKIAYIGGGSRGWTHILMRDLALCPELSGEVYLYDIDLPAARLNEEYGNWLQKQKGVLSDWQYRAVKTQKEALKDADFVIISITPGGLKLMGQDLKIARKYGIIHTVGDTVGPAGLMRIMRTVPIYSGIAHEIAKICPKAWVINYTNPMSACTRIIGIAEPSLKVFGCCHEVFSAQNFLATLAKKYLKCPLPPRQEIKVNVLGINHFTFIDKATWKGRDLLELVKKHINQKNIIRKYTKKEIKKENNFFTCHYQITFEMFKRYGILAAAGDRHLAEFVPWFLTCEDSAYRWGVDITPIEYRLKVYNASPLLFKKRILGQEKFKLTHSDEEGTDLMKALVGIKPLMTNVNYRNEGQIENLPKGAIVETNAYFSKNSIRPIKAGRIHDGLYPLVMRHVCNLEMVVNSVLKGDKQLGFHAFLNDPLCKTSMEDTWNMYNEMLNANKKYLKLK; encoded by the coding sequence ATGGAACATGCCAAAGTAAAAATCGCATACATCGGTGGAGGAAGCAGGGGCTGGACTCATATACTTATGAGGGATTTAGCCCTTTGCCCGGAATTAAGCGGCGAGGTTTACCTTTATGACATTGACCTGCCTGCCGCCAGGTTGAATGAGGAATACGGCAACTGGCTTCAAAAACAGAAAGGTGTTTTATCCGATTGGCAATACAGAGCCGTTAAAACACAAAAAGAAGCGTTGAAGGATGCAGATTTTGTAATAATTTCCATAACCCCCGGCGGTCTCAAATTGATGGGGCAGGATTTAAAAATAGCAAGAAAATACGGCATAATCCATACCGTTGGCGATACTGTCGGACCGGCAGGCTTAATGAGAATAATGAGGACCGTGCCCATCTACAGCGGGATAGCGCATGAAATAGCAAAGATATGCCCTAAAGCCTGGGTAATTAATTACACTAACCCCATGAGCGCCTGCACAAGAATAATAGGTATTGCCGAACCCTCTTTAAAAGTTTTTGGCTGCTGCCATGAAGTTTTCAGCGCCCAGAATTTTCTGGCAACTTTGGCTAAAAAGTATTTAAAATGCCCGCTTCCTCCAAGGCAGGAAATCAAAGTCAATGTCCTAGGTATAAATCATTTCACCTTTATTGATAAGGCAACCTGGAAGGGGCGCGACCTGCTGGAGTTGGTAAAAAAACATATAAATCAAAAAAACATTATCCGTAAATACACAAAGAAAGAGATAAAAAAAGAAAATAACTTTTTTACCTGCCACTACCAAATTACATTTGAAATGTTTAAAAGATACGGAATTTTAGCCGCAGCCGGCGACAGGCACCTGGCTGAGTTTGTGCCCTGGTTCCTGACTTGCGAAGATTCCGCTTACCGTTGGGGGGTCGATATCACTCCCATAGAATATAGGCTGAAAGTTTATAATGCAAGCCCCCTTTTATTCAAAAAAAGAATCCTGGGGCAGGAAAAATTTAAATTGACTCATTCGGATGAAGAAGGAACTGATTTAATGAAAGCGCTTGTCGGTATAAAACCGCTTATGACAAATGTAAACTATAGAAATGAAGGACAGATTGAAAACCTCCCGAAGGGCGCCATTGTAGAAACCAACGCTTATTTTTCAAAAAACTCAATAAGGCCGATTAAGGCCGGAAGGATTCATGACGGATTGTATCCTCTTGTGATGAGGCACGTGTGCAATCTGGAAATGGTTGTAAATTCCGTTCTTAAAGGAGATAAACAACTCGGATTTCACGCATTTTTAAACGACCCTCTCTGCAAAACATCGATGGAAGATACCTGGAATATGTACAATGAAATGCTAAACGCAAATAAAAAATACCTGAAGTTAAAATAA